Proteins found in one Brevibacillus brevis genomic segment:
- a CDS encoding YuiB family protein translates to MNLMQFMVSIVLFSVLGFGIGFILNMILKTTWFPVVIGVGVVVGALVYQQIVPGIWDSLILGCGMAGTVASGWTIQTLRKKGYRMF, encoded by the coding sequence ATGAACTTGATGCAATTTATGGTATCTATTGTTTTGTTCTCCGTGCTAGGGTTTGGCATTGGGTTTATTTTAAACATGATTTTGAAAACAACATGGTTTCCAGTTGTGATCGGCGTTGGTGTAGTCGTAGGTGCACTTGTCTATCAACAAATCGTTCCGGGAATTTGGGATTCACTCATTCTCGGCTGCGGCATGGCAGGTACAGTGGCGAGTGGCTGGACCATTCAAACGCTTCGCAAAAAAGGA